One Onychomys torridus chromosome 17, mOncTor1.1, whole genome shotgun sequence genomic window carries:
- the LOC118569130 gene encoding LOW QUALITY PROTEIN: putative sperm motility kinase W (The sequence of the model RefSeq protein was modified relative to this genomic sequence to represent the inferred CDS: substituted 1 base at 1 genomic stop codon), whose amino-acid sequence MGSHMEEDILEKDFRMLISLGCGSFGEVKLACHLPTHTRVAVKVFEKNTNSVADISTEVNILQSLEHRNIVRFFHMIDTLTTTYVIMEYVAGEDLESCLRALGCLKEEEARVIFRQVVSAVHFLHQRHIAHHDIKLENILVDAAGDAKLCDFSMTIEITEGQMLLEICGSLIYWAPEILARKLYDGLAGDMWSLGIVLYVLVTGQFPYMEHTLEGMHRVITTTMCPIPYHLSKLCHIIFAXLLMVPTWYQITICQLVERAWLGPIQEHALPATKEILPRVMETMYTMGYTCEEIVSSLTHRQEDNHVMVTCNILKHQLSGGDCHQQDQMPWLTSSPAGPVCPPLPLMRRASEPAFRTSTQAGKSHFKEESVEERGEICRSHTMPHRSSFLEVMYCSDNTVPDRDALRADVINAATEDIAVNRNSVDPLPGNLSSPESILDSTPTVFLNLGFSEENSPQEPDIPSDWHQVAPTTSVSRPFRGWKLIRKQISHAH is encoded by the coding sequence ATGGGCAGCCACATGGAAGAGGACATTCTTGAAAAGGATTTCAGGATGTTAATATCTCTAGGCTGTGGTTCATTTGGGGAGGTGAAGCTGGCCTGCCACCTTCCCACACATACCCGGGTGGCTGTCAAGGTCTTTGAGAAAAACACCAACAGTGTGGCTGACATCAGCACTGAAGTGAACATCCTTCAGTCTTTAGAACACAGGAACATCGTTCGATTTTTTCACATGATCGACACACTGACAACCACTTATGTGATTATGGAGTATGTGGCAGGAGAAGATCTGGAGAGCTGCCTCAGGGCACTGGGCTGTCTAAAGGAGGAGGAGGCTAGAGTGATTTTCCGGCAGGTGGTGTCAGCGGTTCACTTCCTCCACCAAAGACACATCGCACACCACGATATCAAATTAGAAAACATCCTAGTCGATGCAGCAGGAGATGCAAAGCTTTGTGACTTTAGTATGACAATTGAAATCACAGAGGGGCAGATGTTGTTGGAGATCTGTGGCTCCTTGATCTATTGGGCTCCAGAGATCTTAGCAAGAAAACTCTATGATGGACTGGCAGGTGACATGTGGAGCTTGGGTATCGTCCTATATGTCCTGGTCACAGGGCAATTTCCATACATGGAACACACCCTTGAAGGTATGCACAGGGTCATCACCACCACAATGTGTCCCATTCCCTACCATCTGTCAAAACTCTGTCATATCATATTTGCCTGACTACTCATGGTCCCCACCTGGTACCAGATCACAATCTGTCAGCTTGTGGAAAGAGCATGGCTGGGCCCAATTCAAGAACATGCACTGCCTGCCACCAAAGAAATCCTGCCCAGGGTCATGGAGACTATGTACACCATGGGCTATACCTGTGAGGAGATTGTGTCATCCCTAACTCACAGGCAAGAAGATAATCATGTAATGGTTACATGTAACATTCTCAAACACCAGCTGAGCGGTGGGGACTGCCATCAGCAAGATCAGATGCCCTGGTTAACTAGCAGCCCTGCAGGTCCTGTTTGCCCTCCTCTCCCCTTGATGAGGAGAGCCAGTGAACCAGCATTTAGAACCAGTACACAAGCTGGAAAAAGTCACTTTAAGGAGGAGAGTGTGGAAGAAAGAGGTGAAATATGCAGAAGCCACACCATGCCCCACAGATCCTCCTTCCTGGAAGTGATGTACTGTTCAGACAACACAGTCCCAGATAGAGATGCTCTTAGGGCTGATGTCATCAATGCTGCTACAGAAGACATTGCAGTCAACAGGAATTCTGTTGACCCCCTGCCTGGCAATCTCTCCTCCCCTGAATCAATCTTGGATTCTACACCCACAGTATTTCTGAACCTGGGCTTCTCTGAAGAAAATTCACCCCAGGAGCCAGACATTCCCAGTGACTGGCACCAGGTGGCACCCACAACATCTGTATCCAGGCCATTCAGGGGCTGGAAACTGATAAGGAAGCAAATTTCCCATGCACACTGA